In the Nitrospirales bacterium LBB_01 genome, one interval contains:
- a CDS encoding ATP phosphoribosyltransferase, which translates to MTELQKQVLKLGMPKGSLQESTFKLFRKAGYHVSVSSRSYYPSINDPEVEAMLIRAQEMARYVEKGILDCGLTGYDWILEQGADIYEVAELNYAKEGLRPVRWVVAVPNNSSINSVADLNGKRIATELVGFTKRYLAEHNITAEVDFSWGATEVKPPQLADAIVELTETGSSLRANNLRIVETVLTSTTRFIANKKAWADPWKRQKIEDMVMLLKGALAAEEKVGLKMNIQEQGLKDVLGVLTGLHSPTVSHLTDKGWLALEVIVEESTVRELIPKLKSSGATGIVEYPLNKVIP; encoded by the coding sequence ATGACAGAACTGCAAAAGCAAGTGTTAAAACTGGGAATGCCTAAGGGCAGCCTTCAAGAGTCAACTTTTAAATTATTCAGAAAAGCGGGGTATCATGTCAGTGTCTCATCGCGCTCATACTATCCCTCCATCAACGACCCCGAGGTAGAGGCCATGCTGATTAGGGCGCAGGAGATGGCGCGATACGTGGAAAAGGGAATCCTTGACTGCGGACTGACCGGTTATGATTGGATACTTGAGCAAGGGGCGGATATTTATGAAGTAGCCGAATTAAACTATGCCAAAGAGGGACTGAGGCCGGTTAGATGGGTTGTAGCCGTTCCAAATAACTCAAGCATTAACTCAGTAGCTGATTTAAACGGAAAACGGATTGCTACCGAGTTGGTTGGGTTTACCAAAAGATACTTAGCTGAGCACAATATTACTGCTGAGGTTGATTTTTCATGGGGAGCGACTGAAGTCAAACCCCCGCAGCTTGCCGATGCCATTGTAGAACTCACCGAGACAGGGTCTTCTTTGCGGGCAAATAATCTGAGAATTGTAGAGACTGTACTTACCTCAACCACCAGATTTATAGCTAACAAAAAAGCATGGGCTGACCCGTGGAAACGGCAGAAGATTGAGGACATGGTGATGCTTCTAAAGGGAGCGCTTGCCGCTGAGGAAAAAGTCGGACTTAAGATGAATATACAGGAACAGGGTCTCAAAGATGTTCTGGGTGTGCTCACCGGACTTCACTCTCCAACTGTATCTCACCTTACCGACAAAGGATGGCTTGCTCTTGAGGTTATAGTAGAGGAAAGCACTGTCAGGGAGTTGATTCCAAAACTAAAAAGTTCCGGCGCCACAGGTATTGTTGAATATCCGCTTAATAAGGTGATTCCTTAA
- a CDS encoding type II toxin-antitoxin system mRNA interferase toxin, RelE/StbE family, with amino-acid sequence MRNLDADKPFLKKLGKTLKNSTELSGKTAAVLDLLQENPFSHSLKTHPLTGSLKGKYACSVTKDIRIIFELSDDTIHLLNIGSHDEVY; translated from the coding sequence ATTCGTAACCTTGACGCTGACAAACCATTCCTTAAAAAACTTGGGAAAACATTAAAAAACTCTACTGAATTAAGCGGCAAAACAGCTGCGGTTTTAGATTTGCTGCAGGAAAATCCTTTTTCACACTCTTTGAAAACACATCCTTTAACCGGCTCTTTAAAAGGCAAATATGCCTGTTCGGTTACTAAAGACATCCGTATCATATTTGAGCTCTCAGACGACACAATCCACCTGCTCAACATAGGCTCTCATGACGAGGTTTATTGA
- a CDS encoding type II toxin-antitoxin system HicA family toxin, which translates to MGNCPILKPREVSAILERFGFKEIRQRGAHKQFSHPDGRFTTVPFHQGRDISPILLRKIAKDIGLSIEEFLQRY; encoded by the coding sequence ATGGGCAATTGTCCGATTTTAAAACCCCGCGAGGTTTCTGCAATATTAGAGCGGTTCGGGTTCAAAGAAATTAGACAGCGTGGCGCACATAAACAGTTTAGCCATCCCGACGGACGCTTTACCACTGTGCCTTTTCATCAAGGCAGAGATATTTCACCAATTTTATTAAGAAAAATAGCAAAGGATATCGGTTTATCCATTGAAGAGTTTTTGCAAAGGTATTAA
- a CDS encoding type II toxin-antitoxin system HicB family antitoxin: MKTYTAVIERCSDTGLYVGYVPGFPGAHSQAETLDEINNNLKEVIEMLLEDGDPKLESEFIGTQNVVLA; the protein is encoded by the coding sequence ATGAAAACGTACACGGCGGTAATTGAGCGCTGTTCGGATACCGGTTTATATGTTGGGTATGTGCCTGGTTTTCCGGGAGCGCATTCTCAGGCTGAAACACTTGATGAGATCAACAACAATCTAAAAGAAGTAATAGAGATGCTGCTTGAGGATGGCGACCCTAAGCTGGAATCTGAGTTTATAGGCACACAAAATGTTGTCTTAGCCTGA
- a CDS encoding addiction module toxin, HicA family: MPKLPRLTAFEAEAMLLKAGFILIRSKGSHRIYFKEGKRIVIPFHAGKTLHHKIVKTVINAV, encoded by the coding sequence GTGCCTAAGCTGCCTCGGCTGACTGCGTTTGAGGCTGAGGCGATGTTGTTAAAGGCTGGGTTTATTTTGATTAGGTCAAAAGGCAGCCACAGAATTTATTTTAAAGAAGGAAAGCGAATTGTTATTCCTTTCCATGCCGGGAAAACACTTCACCATAAAATAGTTAAAACCGTTATTAACGCTGTATAA
- a CDS encoding type II toxin-antitoxin system HicB family antitoxin, producing the protein MSHKVSVLIEKDDSGYYAYCPALDGCQSQGDSFEEVLSNIKEAIELYIETLSEEERQEYLSKEILTTEVATSA; encoded by the coding sequence ATGTCACATAAAGTCAGCGTTTTGATAGAGAAAGACGACAGCGGCTATTATGCTTATTGTCCGGCATTAGACGGTTGTCAGAGTCAGGGCGATTCATTTGAAGAGGTGTTGTCAAATATAAAAGAAGCCATAGAGCTTTATATTGAAACATTATCAGAAGAGGAGCGGCAGGAGTATTTAAGCAAGGAAATCCTTACCACGGAGGTTGCTACAAGTGCCTAA
- a CDS encoding DUF86 domain-containing protein has product MCSREDKIRMQHLIDAAKEVISFAQGKTRSSLDTNRMLTLSLVKDIEIIGEAATAISNECRQKYPHIPWKSIINMRNRLIHAYFDINLDIVWQTVAVDVPSLVVEFEKITDAF; this is encoded by the coding sequence ATGTGCAGCAGGGAGGATAAGATTCGGATGCAACATCTGATTGATGCGGCAAAAGAGGTCATTTCTTTTGCACAAGGCAAAACGAGAAGTTCACTGGATACAAACCGTATGCTGACGCTTTCCCTTGTCAAAGACATAGAAATTATTGGCGAAGCTGCAACGGCTATTTCAAATGAGTGCCGCCAAAAGTACCCTCATATTCCATGGAAGAGCATAATCAATATGAGAAACAGGCTCATCCATGCCTATTTTGATATTAATCTCGATATTGTTTGGCAGACGGTTGCGGTGGATGTCCCGTCTCTTGTAGTTGAATTTGAAAAAATTACAGATGCTTTTTAA
- a CDS encoding nucleotidyltransferase family protein: protein MFKCTLDLGGCLILPKKEIAEFCKRHHIKKLSLFGSYLHGTFRPQSDIDLLVEFEPEHIPGLITLSSMELELSEIIGHKVDLRTPEDLSRYFRKEVVELAEVQYVQQGG, encoded by the coding sequence ATATTTAAGTGTACATTAGACTTAGGAGGTTGTTTGATTTTACCAAAAAAGGAAATTGCCGAATTTTGCAAGCGGCATCATATAAAGAAACTGTCATTATTTGGGTCATACCTGCATGGCACTTTTAGGCCGCAGAGCGATATTGACCTTCTTGTGGAGTTTGAGCCTGAACATATACCCGGGCTAATAACACTGTCTAGTATGGAGCTGGAGTTAAGCGAAATTATCGGGCACAAAGTGGACTTAAGGACGCCGGAGGATTTAAGCCGCTACTTTCGTAAGGAGGTGGTTGAGTTGGCAGAGGTGCAGTATGTGCAGCAGGGAGGATAA
- a CDS encoding radical SAM protein, giving the protein MDIKRVSFIEVRSPESYIFRRFPIPRVGSVLLSTILSSMGCEVKVFIEDIAQPDWNFVESSDVVCISTITSTVSAAYTTVLRLKKLGIPVIMGGAHPSFVPDECLGFADFVVRGEGDIALPELINYMRTGTPDISTIAGVSYKTPDGSIKHNPTGEFIQDLDSLPDVDFSLIYKWKHSNIHPVATMRGCAYNCRFCLVSPMFGRKYRFRSVKSVTDELKRIASVSSSPLFFVDDNFAANRTRTKQIIRFMLEEKITPRWSAMMRPNVVKDEELLTLMAQAGKFTACLGFESITPESLIAYEKKQTHQDNIASVKALKEHGIKVHGMFVFGADTDTVESIKRTVDFASESGIDSVQFMILTPLPGTAVYEDLMSAGRILHTQWDKYDIHHTVFKPALMTPSELHMETLFAMKKFYSWKYVFKRIMTLDLFYGAFGLYSKNIIRHAVKESEKYVKDFKLE; this is encoded by the coding sequence ATGGATATAAAGAGAGTATCGTTTATAGAGGTCAGATCGCCTGAGTCCTACATTTTCAGGCGGTTTCCTATTCCACGTGTTGGTAGTGTGCTGCTATCCACTATTTTAAGCAGCATGGGCTGTGAGGTTAAAGTCTTCATAGAAGACATAGCCCAGCCGGATTGGAATTTTGTAGAAAGCTCGGACGTTGTCTGCATATCCACGATTACATCTACTGTAAGTGCGGCATACACTACTGTACTGAGACTTAAAAAACTCGGCATCCCTGTGATTATGGGAGGCGCCCACCCATCTTTTGTCCCCGATGAGTGTCTTGGCTTTGCCGATTTTGTGGTGCGAGGCGAGGGGGATATTGCACTCCCTGAACTTATCAACTACATGAGAACCGGTACGCCTGACATCAGCACAATAGCCGGAGTGTCATATAAAACCCCAGATGGCTCAATAAAGCATAATCCCACCGGAGAGTTTATCCAAGACCTGGATTCGCTGCCCGATGTTGATTTCTCGCTTATATATAAGTGGAAACACTCAAACATTCATCCTGTTGCCACAATGAGAGGGTGCGCCTATAATTGCCGCTTTTGTCTGGTCTCTCCGATGTTTGGAAGAAAGTACAGGTTCCGCTCGGTTAAAAGTGTTACCGATGAGTTAAAGCGGATAGCCTCTGTATCAAGCTCGCCGCTGTTTTTTGTTGACGATAACTTTGCAGCTAACAGAACGCGTACTAAACAGATTATCCGCTTTATGCTTGAAGAGAAAATCACCCCGCGATGGTCTGCCATGATGAGACCCAATGTTGTGAAAGATGAGGAGCTGCTTACTCTTATGGCTCAAGCCGGAAAATTTACTGCCTGTCTTGGGTTTGAATCAATTACTCCGGAAAGTCTAATAGCGTACGAGAAAAAACAAACCCATCAGGACAACATCGCAAGCGTCAAGGCTCTCAAAGAGCACGGGATAAAGGTTCACGGCATGTTTGTCTTTGGGGCTGATACCGACACGGTTGAAAGCATCAAACGGACAGTGGATTTTGCCTCCGAATCAGGCATTGATTCGGTTCAGTTTATGATTCTTACGCCGCTTCCCGGAACTGCCGTATATGAGGATTTAATGTCTGCAGGCAGAATCCTTCACACACAGTGGGATAAGTACGACATCCACCACACCGTGTTTAAACCGGCACTGATGACCCCCTCAGAACTTCACATGGAAACCCTCTTTGCGATGAAAAAATTCTATTCGTGGAAGTATGTCTTTAAACGCATCATGACGCTTGATCTATTTTATGGCGCCTTCGGTCTTTACAGTAAAAACATAATCCGTCATGCCGTGAAAGAGTCTGAAAAATACGTAAAAGATTTTAAGTTAGAATAA
- a CDS encoding cyclic nucleotide-binding domain-containing protein, translating to MSLVDDLKRQILLDGIEGGELEKVAGMLDVLKVSKGDPIFRENEQTRGIYMINSGEVEITKKLPIDLKTKMLITMRNMQNCCQIRKTPFGWRQLFASLIEGQYFGELSVVEGKKKHGADADAVTDCEFYILSPDKFAVIEATSPVTILKMLKTIARVSSKNLRYLDRQLLKLLIGI from the coding sequence ATGTCTTTAGTAGATGACTTAAAAAGGCAGATTCTGCTCGATGGCATTGAGGGCGGCGAGTTGGAGAAGGTGGCTGGGATGCTGGATGTGCTCAAGGTATCAAAGGGCGATCCGATATTTAGGGAAAATGAGCAGACCCGCGGTATTTATATGATAAACAGCGGCGAGGTTGAAATCACAAAGAAGCTTCCCATAGATTTGAAAACGAAAATGCTGATAACGATGCGTAATATGCAAAACTGCTGTCAAATCAGGAAAACACCTTTTGGATGGAGGCAGTTGTTTGCATCCCTGATAGAGGGGCAGTATTTTGGAGAGCTATCCGTGGTAGAGGGTAAAAAGAAACACGGAGCGGATGCCGATGCTGTCACTGATTGTGAGTTTTATATACTAAGTCCTGATAAGTTTGCAGTAATTGAGGCGACAAGCCCTGTGACTATACTTAAAATGCTTAAAACCATAGCGAGGGTTTCCTCTAAAAATCTGAGATACCTGGATAGACAGCTTTTGAAATTGCTTATAGGAATTTAA
- a CDS encoding cyclic nucleotide-binding domain-containing protein — protein MTPRLEDLKNQVLFESLDDSELQVVLGMLKVVEFSKGAFIFQENDPTKGIYLIHSGKIEIKRKLQLDTKSKMLVMLRNIKSDEIRHTAHGWENRFAVLEKGSFFGELSVIESRRKHSAECAAMEDTVLLLLPSEEYLKLEETHVYTVVKILKSIAKVTSGNVRQLDRRILKALMGT, from the coding sequence ATGACGCCTCGTCTTGAGGATTTAAAAAATCAAGTGCTTTTTGAAAGCCTTGATGACAGCGAGTTGCAGGTAGTGTTGGGGATGCTTAAAGTAGTAGAATTTTCAAAAGGCGCTTTCATCTTTCAGGAAAATGACCCCACAAAAGGCATCTACCTTATTCACTCAGGGAAGATTGAGATCAAACGAAAGCTGCAGCTTGACACCAAAAGCAAGATGCTAGTCATGCTTAGAAACATAAAGAGCGATGAGATCAGACACACAGCGCATGGCTGGGAGAACCGTTTTGCCGTGTTAGAAAAAGGGAGTTTTTTCGGAGAACTTTCTGTGATAGAGAGCAGAAGAAAGCACAGCGCAGAATGTGCAGCTATGGAGGACACTGTCCTGTTGCTTTTGCCATCTGAGGAATATTTAAAACTTGAGGAAACACACGTCTATACTGTCGTTAAAATCTTGAAATCAATTGCTAAAGTTACATCTGGCAATGTTCGTCAACTGGACAGAAGGATACTGAAAGCTTTAATGGGTACATAG
- a CDS encoding glycogen synthase: MYIVMIASECAPVSKVGGLADVVDGLSCELLRKGHNVEIILPYYDCMNVSLVDNIQSNSVEVSVPFKGKQIACSVHTGIVRGNTCYFVKSHSDEKYFERGNFYGAADDDERFALFSVAAVEFLGKAGKQPDVIHCHDWQTALIPVLLRYKYKNSFLSKTKLCYTIHNIKHQGKVSHKLLDMAGLSLSAFPELDAMADASAPGYMNLMKGGIVYSDYVTTVSPKYATETRTSNLGEGLESVLSAHASKYEGILNGIEYDIWSPEKDHNIPVNYSVDNIEDKYKNKDELRKKLSLRNVFKPILAVVGRLDAQKGVHLIRHSLLYSLNKGMQFVLLGSSPDKEIDEYFHHLKHYLRRNSDCSLSLSYDEELSHLIYAGSDMILIPSLYEPCGLTQLIAMRYGTVPIVRNTGGLSDTVFDIELSQKPQTQRNGFAFEEFSYEAIESVLTRAQFVWNEKPYTFREIMTNAMKSDYSWTLSADRYLGIYSKMLGR, translated from the coding sequence ATGTATATTGTAATGATAGCCTCGGAATGTGCACCAGTATCTAAGGTAGGCGGCCTTGCCGATGTTGTTGATGGTTTAAGCTGCGAACTTCTTAGAAAGGGCCATAACGTGGAAATAATCCTGCCTTACTATGATTGCATGAATGTTTCACTTGTTGATAATATTCAGAGCAATTCGGTGGAGGTTTCTGTGCCATTTAAAGGCAAGCAGATTGCTTGTAGTGTTCATACAGGCATAGTGCGAGGTAATACTTGTTATTTTGTTAAATCGCACTCTGATGAGAAATATTTTGAAAGGGGCAATTTCTATGGAGCTGCGGATGATGATGAGCGTTTTGCTCTGTTTTCTGTGGCAGCAGTGGAGTTTTTGGGTAAGGCTGGTAAGCAGCCGGATGTCATTCACTGTCATGACTGGCAAACAGCCCTCATTCCGGTGCTTTTGCGCTACAAATATAAAAACTCGTTTCTCTCTAAGACGAAACTTTGTTACACAATACACAACATAAAGCATCAGGGTAAGGTCTCACACAAATTGCTTGATATGGCTGGGCTTAGTCTCTCAGCTTTTCCTGAGCTTGATGCTATGGCAGATGCCTCAGCACCGGGTTACATGAACCTGATGAAAGGCGGCATTGTTTACTCTGACTATGTTACCACCGTTTCCCCAAAGTACGCTACGGAGACGAGGACGTCTAATCTAGGTGAGGGCCTAGAGAGCGTGCTCTCAGCACATGCCTCAAAATATGAGGGAATACTTAACGGCATTGAGTACGACATATGGAGCCCAGAGAAAGACCATAACATTCCGGTTAATTACAGTGTTGATAACATTGAGGATAAGTATAAGAACAAGGATGAGCTCAGAAAGAAACTGTCGCTAAGAAATGTATTTAAACCTATACTGGCCGTTGTTGGACGACTTGATGCTCAGAAAGGCGTTCATCTTATAAGACATTCTCTGCTATATTCTCTCAATAAGGGTATGCAGTTTGTCCTTCTTGGCTCTTCACCAGATAAGGAAATAGACGAGTACTTTCATCACCTTAAACACTACCTCAGACGAAATTCCGATTGCAGTTTGAGTCTTAGTTACGATGAGGAGCTCTCACACCTCATATATGCAGGTTCCGATATGATACTGATACCGAGTCTTTATGAACCCTGCGGCCTTACTCAGTTGATAGCTATGAGATACGGCACAGTGCCAATAGTCAGAAACACCGGCGGGTTAAGTGATACCGTGTTTGACATTGAACTGTCTCAAAAGCCGCAAACGCAGCGAAACGGTTTTGCCTTTGAGGAGTTTAGTTATGAGGCAATAGAATCCGTTCTTACAAGGGCTCAGTTTGTATGGAACGAAAAGCCCTATACATTCAGAGAAATTATGACAAACGCAATGAAATCTGACTACTCGTGGACACTATCGGCTGACAGGTACCTTGGCATTTACAGCAAGATGTTAGGCAGATAA
- a CDS encoding DUF4912 domain-containing protein produces the protein MEANSVKTNLGDHKKPEDGHGIGFFVSDSIKYPIVEQYEIPTEYNIDTLVLLPVNEQNIFLYWELTDKLLEGNSIDPDAVQFMIKVYEIKAVQKKGSDKKEIYSGAVSGRLGELQASVAEAFKPMSAAIGVEIGGTFKELVKSNQINIPSFAVLGLKEDFFSTGVISLQAEKPIEEPVVEEAVPDGGAQGEVAVFNGQSDNFNKEMEIASQLLEIRNKDTESIELLFGLLERLRNFSSEDRALLDVIKRFYEARAEDVRLLHLFLEFIKIIGLKDDNKKAILEYFERLKDASATSGSSDSMIKDKEAKQ, from the coding sequence ATGGAAGCAAATTCCGTTAAAACAAATTTAGGGGATCATAAAAAACCGGAGGACGGTCACGGTATAGGTTTTTTTGTATCCGATTCCATAAAGTATCCAATAGTTGAACAATACGAGATTCCAACAGAATATAATATTGATACCTTAGTGTTGCTGCCTGTGAATGAGCAGAACATTTTTCTTTATTGGGAATTAACTGACAAACTGTTGGAGGGAAATTCTATAGACCCTGATGCGGTACAATTTATGATAAAGGTTTATGAGATAAAAGCCGTACAGAAAAAAGGCTCTGACAAGAAAGAGATTTATTCTGGGGCAGTCAGCGGGCGGCTGGGTGAGTTACAAGCTTCAGTGGCTGAGGCCTTTAAGCCAATGTCGGCGGCAATAGGGGTTGAAATTGGGGGCACATTTAAGGAGCTGGTTAAATCAAATCAGATTAACATTCCATCTTTTGCGGTGTTGGGGCTTAAGGAGGATTTCTTTAGCACAGGGGTAATATCGCTTCAGGCGGAAAAACCTATAGAAGAGCCTGTCGTAGAAGAGGCAGTGCCTGATGGCGGCGCACAAGGAGAAGTTGCAGTGTTTAATGGACAATCGGATAATTTCAATAAAGAAATGGAAATAGCCTCTCAACTTTTGGAAATAAGAAATAAAGATACAGAAAGTATAGAACTGCTGTTTGGATTGCTGGAAAGACTTAGGAATTTCTCAAGCGAAGACAGAGCACTGCTTGATGTTATAAAGCGGTTTTATGAGGCAAGGGCAGAGGATGTGCGGTTATTGCACCTATTCCTTGAGTTTATAAAAATAATTGGACTAAAGGACGATAACAAGAAGGCTATCCTTGAGTACTTTGAGAGACTGAAGGATGCCTCTGCAACCTCTGGTTCAAGTGATTCAATGATTAAGGACAAGGAGGCAAAGCAGTGA
- a CDS encoding DUF1957 domain-containing protein: MKGYWLPVLHCHLPFVKHPEFDYFLEEHWLFEAISETYIPLLMRLKRLEAENVDFRLTMSVSPPLAEMFADEYLTEQYIKYMDKLIELSQKEMRRLKTDEGLLPVAEYYNKRFLELKSFFTDVLDSSVLNGYKYFSQRGQLEIITCGATHGYLPLLRTSVKAVEAQIDVAVQCHSNRFGKAPDGIWLPECAYYEDLDEILKKFGIKYFFLESHGLANGVPTPKDSVHAAVHTLNGLAAFARDPETSRQVWSSESGYPGAPEYRDFYRDIGYDLDKDYIGPYISPDGNRVFTGIKYYRITGETENKLPYDPHSAFHKTKFHAEHFCMARYKQADELAAVMDRPSLIVSPYDAELFGHWWFEGPDFIYHVMSQFVKDGTIKPITAIDYLNDYPKNQTVSPRPSSWGENGYYEIWLNKDNGWIYRHLHFMADTMEKLADEHYNMDDDESEETLLKARVLNQLVRELLLAQSSDWAFLITQGTAIEYSEKRTKEHISNFNALLKSFNENAVDLEFIQWLEYKNSIFEFLDFRVYADVVNS, encoded by the coding sequence ATGAAAGGCTACTGGTTACCGGTATTACATTGTCATTTACCATTTGTCAAACATCCGGAATTTGACTATTTCTTAGAGGAGCACTGGCTGTTTGAGGCTATCTCTGAAACATATATACCGCTTCTAATGAGATTAAAAAGGCTTGAGGCAGAAAATGTGGATTTTCGGCTGACAATGTCGGTATCGCCGCCGCTTGCCGAGATGTTTGCCGATGAATATCTGACCGAGCAGTACATAAAGTATATGGACAAGCTGATTGAGCTATCACAAAAAGAGATGAGACGTTTGAAAACCGATGAGGGACTTCTACCTGTTGCAGAGTATTATAATAAGCGGTTTTTGGAACTTAAGTCGTTTTTTACAGATGTTTTAGACAGCAGTGTGCTAAATGGTTACAAGTATTTTTCCCAAAGAGGGCAGCTTGAGATAATTACCTGCGGGGCAACTCACGGCTATTTGCCATTGCTCAGGACGTCTGTCAAAGCGGTAGAGGCGCAGATAGATGTGGCAGTGCAGTGTCACAGTAACAGGTTTGGCAAAGCACCGGATGGTATATGGCTTCCTGAGTGCGCCTACTATGAGGATTTAGATGAGATACTGAAAAAGTTTGGCATAAAGTATTTCTTTTTGGAATCACATGGGCTTGCTAACGGTGTGCCAACTCCAAAGGATTCTGTCCATGCTGCAGTGCACACGTTAAACGGTCTGGCTGCTTTTGCCAGGGACCCTGAGACGTCGCGACAGGTTTGGAGTTCTGAATCAGGGTATCCGGGAGCTCCCGAGTATCGTGATTTTTATCGTGACATTGGTTACGATTTGGATAAAGACTACATTGGGCCATACATATCGCCTGATGGCAACAGGGTATTTACCGGAATAAAGTATTATAGAATCACAGGGGAGACGGAAAACAAGCTGCCATATGATCCACATTCAGCGTTTCATAAAACGAAATTTCATGCCGAGCATTTTTGCATGGCACGGTATAAGCAGGCGGATGAGCTTGCCGCAGTGATGGACAGGCCGTCGCTCATCGTCTCACCGTATGACGCCGAACTCTTTGGTCACTGGTGGTTTGAGGGCCCGGACTTTATTTATCACGTAATGTCACAGTTTGTAAAAGACGGAACCATAAAGCCGATAACAGCTATTGATTATCTCAACGATTATCCTAAAAACCAGACAGTATCTCCAAGACCGTCATCGTGGGGAGAAAACGGCTACTATGAGATATGGCTAAATAAAGACAACGGCTGGATATACAGGCATTTGCACTTTATGGCAGATACGATGGAAAAGCTTGCCGACGAGCACTACAATATGGATGATGATGAGTCTGAGGAAACGTTACTGAAAGCCAGGGTATTAAATCAATTGGTAAGAGAATTGTTGCTTGCTCAAAGCAGCGACTGGGCATTTTTGATAACTCAGGGCACAGCAATTGAGTATTCTGAAAAAAGGACAAAAGAACACATATCAAACTTTAACGCACTTCTGAAAAGTTTTAACGAAAACGCTGTTGACCTTGAGTTTATACAATGGCTTGAATACAAAAATTCAATATTTGAATTTCTTGACTTTAGGGTGTATGCAGATGTGGTGAACTCTTAA
- a CDS encoding pyridoxamine 5'-phosphate oxidase family protein, translating into MGTQYKSLKAEDIEFIKEQKVFFVASSSGKEVNLSPKGYECLKIIDSSTMLYMDYPGSGDRTARDIRDNGQVTLMFTSFTETPKILRIFCKGELIERHTKEFLDAAGSFKETNPAVIRRFIRYRVYAVETSCGQSVPYMQYSGERDSLRNWAIKKSLDNTIDTYIKDHLEPPEL; encoded by the coding sequence GTGGGCACACAGTATAAGTCGTTAAAAGCAGAGGACATAGAATTTATTAAGGAGCAAAAGGTGTTTTTTGTTGCATCATCAAGCGGCAAAGAGGTCAATCTTTCACCTAAGGGGTATGAGTGTCTTAAAATCATAGACTCCAGTACGATGCTATATATGGATTATCCCGGAAGCGGCGACAGAACTGCAAGAGATATTAGAGATAACGGTCAGGTTACTCTTATGTTTACGTCTTTTACTGAAACTCCAAAAATATTGAGGATTTTTTGTAAAGGCGAGTTAATAGAGAGACATACAAAAGAATTTTTAGATGCAGCAGGAAGTTTTAAGGAAACCAATCCAGCCGTTATAAGGAGATTTATCCGGTACCGGGTATATGCAGTTGAGACAAGCTGCGGACAGTCGGTGCCCTACATGCAATACAGTGGTGAGAGGGATAGTTTAAGAAATTGGGCGATAAAAAAATCTTTAGATAACACCATTGATACGTATATAAAAGATCATCTGGAGCCGCCTGAGTTATAA